The proteins below are encoded in one region of Dethiobacter alkaliphilus AHT 1:
- the panD gene encoding aspartate 1-decarboxylase, giving the protein MQRTMCKSKIHRATVTDADLNYVGSITMDEDLMEAADLLPYEKVEIVNNNNGARFATYVIKGRRGSGTICLNGAAARLVAPGDIVIIISYVQVEEEEIKTFKPKVVAVNEKNQVTGIKDNEVPNG; this is encoded by the coding sequence ATGCAAAGAACAATGTGTAAGTCCAAAATCCACCGTGCAACAGTAACCGACGCCGACTTAAACTACGTAGGCAGCATCACCATGGATGAAGACCTGATGGAAGCAGCCGATCTGCTCCCCTACGAAAAAGTGGAAATCGTCAACAACAACAACGGCGCCCGCTTTGCCACCTACGTCATCAAAGGAAGACGCGGCTCCGGCACCATCTGCCTAAACGGCGCCGCCGCCCGCCTTGTCGCCCCCGGAGATATTGTCATCATCATTTCCTACGTCCAGGTAGAAGAAGAAGAAATAAAAACATTTAAACCCAAAGTAGTAGCCGTAAACGAAAAAAACCAGGTCACCGGCATCAAAGACAACGAAGTGCCCAACGGATAA
- a CDS encoding Rossmann-like and DUF2520 domain-containing protein, which translates to MKIAIVGAGNVGTSLAVLLQQAGHQICGIASRTESSAARAAQRVNAPYSTEPTQFTKQADLVFITTPDRVISEVCHQIASQNGFKPQSIVAHTSGAHSSKILDSAAELNARPISFHPLQTFANPDAGIKNLPGSFITIEGQEEALPAARQLVDDLSCKLLEIPTEGKELYHAAACIACNYFTTLIDSALTVMEKAGVKKEDGLPALYPLIAGTLKNISQVGTTNALTGPIARGDTQTVQAHLTQMEKQIPEIIPLYHLLGQATADVATAKGTLGSQERQNLLKILGGADND; encoded by the coding sequence ATGAAAATTGCTATCGTCGGTGCAGGGAACGTTGGTACATCGCTGGCAGTCCTTCTGCAACAAGCAGGACACCAGATATGTGGTATTGCCAGCCGCACTGAAAGCTCAGCCGCCCGTGCAGCCCAACGTGTCAACGCCCCTTACAGTACCGAACCCACCCAATTTACCAAACAAGCAGACCTGGTCTTTATCACCACACCGGATCGCGTCATCAGCGAAGTGTGCCACCAAATCGCTTCTCAAAACGGATTTAAACCCCAAAGCATAGTAGCTCACACCAGCGGCGCCCACAGCTCAAAAATTCTGGATTCCGCAGCAGAACTCAATGCCCGGCCCATTTCCTTTCATCCCCTGCAAACCTTTGCCAACCCTGACGCCGGAATTAAAAATCTTCCCGGGTCCTTTATCACCATCGAAGGACAGGAAGAAGCACTCCCGGCTGCCCGTCAGTTAGTGGACGACCTTAGCTGTAAGCTGCTGGAGATTCCCACCGAAGGAAAAGAGCTCTACCACGCCGCAGCCTGCATAGCCTGCAACTACTTTACCACTCTGATAGATTCGGCTCTGACGGTAATGGAAAAAGCAGGTGTCAAAAAAGAGGACGGCCTGCCGGCCCTGTACCCCCTCATTGCCGGAACCTTAAAAAACATCTCCCAGGTCGGTACCACAAACGCTCTTACCGGCCCCATTGCCCGCGGAGACACCCAAACAGTACAGGCACACCTGACCCAAATGGAAAAACAAATTCCCGAAATCATTCCTCTCTATCATCTGCTGGGTCAGGCCACAGCGGATGTGGCCACAGCCAAAGGAACCCTTGGGTCCCAAGAGCGTCAAAATCTTTTGAAAATACTCGGAGGTGCAGATAATGACTAA
- the panB gene encoding 3-methyl-2-oxobutanoate hydroxymethyltransferase has translation MTKRVTTLTLAEMKKNNEKITMATAYDYASAKVVEEAGIDMILVGDSLGMVVLGYENTLSVTLDDMIHHGKAVVRGSNRAMVVIDMPFMTYQVSKEVAVRNAGRAIQETGAPAVKLEGGEDMAKTVKKIVKAGIPVVGHIGLTPQSVGQMGGFVVQGKNEKMAEQLVKDALKLEDAGACSIVLEAIPRQLAQLITEKLTIPTIGIGAGVHCDGQVLVYHDILGLQTDMRPKFVKQYGTFFNPMVNAMEIYGKEVKSGAFPSQEHTFTMDEAIIEKLREKF, from the coding sequence ATGACTAAACGTGTTACCACACTGACCCTGGCCGAAATGAAGAAAAACAACGAAAAAATTACCATGGCCACAGCCTATGACTACGCCTCTGCCAAAGTGGTGGAAGAAGCGGGCATCGATATGATCCTGGTGGGAGATTCTCTGGGAATGGTTGTGCTGGGCTACGAAAACACCCTTAGCGTAACCCTCGACGATATGATTCATCACGGCAAAGCCGTAGTACGCGGTTCCAACCGCGCCATGGTGGTCATCGATATGCCTTTTATGACCTATCAGGTTTCCAAAGAAGTGGCGGTCCGCAACGCCGGCCGCGCCATCCAGGAAACCGGTGCCCCCGCCGTAAAGCTGGAAGGCGGCGAAGATATGGCCAAAACCGTCAAGAAAATTGTCAAAGCCGGAATCCCCGTGGTGGGCCACATCGGCCTGACCCCTCAATCGGTAGGCCAAATGGGCGGCTTCGTAGTACAGGGTAAAAATGAAAAAATGGCGGAGCAGCTGGTAAAAGACGCACTCAAACTGGAAGATGCCGGTGCCTGCAGCATCGTTCTGGAAGCCATTCCCCGCCAGTTAGCTCAACTAATAACCGAAAAACTCACCATTCCCACCATCGGCATCGGTGCCGGCGTCCACTGTGACGGACAGGTTCTGGTCTATCACGACATTCTGGGCCTGCAAACAGATATGCGGCCCAAATTTGTAAAACAGTACGGCACCTTCTTTAACCCCATGGTAAACGCCATGGAGATCTACGGCAAAGAAGTAAAATCCGGCGCTTTTCCCTCCCAGGAACACACCTTCACCATGGACGAAGCAATCATTGAAAAACTGAGGGAGAAGTTTTAA
- the panC gene encoding pantoate--beta-alanine ligase: MQIIRDIATLRRHVKQARESGKTVGFVPTMGYLHPGHLSLLHKAREKNDLIILSIFVNPLQFGAGEDYEEYPRDLEADAAQAKEAGCDLIFAPTVKEMYPQGYATFVDVERLTDSLCGASRPGHFRGVTTVVTKLFNIVTPDRAYFGQKDAQQALVLRKMARDLNMDLQVLIMPTIREKDGLAMSSRNTYLSPEERTQATVLSRSLFQAEEKIKNGERDTNKITEFITQTIQSEPLANIDYVAIVDTDEIKPTETINGQTLIALAVRFGKTRLIDNIIVEVS; this comes from the coding sequence ATGCAAATTATCCGGGATATAGCAACACTGCGCCGGCATGTAAAACAAGCAAGAGAGTCAGGCAAAACAGTCGGTTTTGTACCAACCATGGGCTATCTGCACCCCGGCCATCTTTCTTTACTGCACAAAGCCCGCGAAAAAAACGACCTGATTATCCTCAGCATCTTCGTTAATCCCCTCCAGTTTGGAGCAGGTGAGGATTACGAAGAATACCCCCGCGACTTAGAAGCAGATGCAGCACAGGCAAAAGAAGCAGGTTGCGACCTGATCTTTGCGCCCACCGTCAAAGAAATGTACCCGCAAGGATATGCCACTTTTGTAGACGTAGAACGTCTCACAGATTCACTTTGCGGTGCATCGCGCCCGGGCCATTTCCGCGGCGTTACCACCGTGGTAACCAAGCTTTTTAACATCGTCACCCCGGACCGGGCCTACTTTGGCCAAAAAGATGCCCAACAGGCCCTGGTGCTGCGCAAAATGGCCCGTGACCTGAATATGGACCTACAAGTCCTCATCATGCCCACCATCCGTGAAAAAGACGGCCTGGCCATGAGCTCCAGAAACACTTACCTTTCCCCCGAAGAACGTACCCAGGCAACAGTACTTTCCCGCAGCCTCTTCCAGGCGGAAGAGAAAATTAAAAACGGTGAGCGGGACACCAACAAAATCACTGAGTTTATTACCCAAACCATTCAGTCCGAACCACTGGCTAACATCGACTATGTGGCCATTGTCGACACTGATGAAATAAAACCAACAGAAACAATAAACGGCCAAACACTAATTGCGCTGGCCGTGCGTTTCGGAAAAACCCGTTTAATCGATAACATTATTGTGGAGGTATCATAA
- a CDS encoding flotillin-like FloA family protein, translated as MELIIIILGLILLFVSIIIMIIPLGSWISTKAAGVPVSIFYFLGMRLRRSNIEKIISSLITAHKAGLDLNIMSLEGYALAGGNVEQVVKTLISARESGKNLSFEEAAKMDLSDGTASADVRQVSTKGCDISDKSLIRARIEEALSAAGYNDQQAITDISYNMTEGLDKLTLLFEFYTNPEAFDKKEIETLVSDFLIHVPNRLSIARDLIDR; from the coding sequence ATGGAGCTAATTATTATTATTCTGGGTCTGATCCTGCTTTTCGTAAGTATTATAATTATGATAATACCTTTAGGTTCTTGGATTTCCACAAAGGCTGCCGGAGTGCCTGTAAGCATTTTTTATTTTCTAGGAATGCGTTTGCGACGGTCAAACATTGAAAAGATTATTTCTTCGCTAATCACAGCTCATAAGGCAGGTTTGGATTTAAACATCATGAGCCTGGAAGGGTATGCTCTGGCCGGGGGAAATGTAGAGCAGGTTGTGAAAACTCTTATTTCAGCCAGGGAGTCAGGAAAGAATTTATCATTTGAAGAAGCTGCTAAAATGGATTTAAGTGATGGTACTGCTAGCGCCGATGTGCGCCAGGTATCAACTAAGGGCTGCGACATAAGTGATAAAAGCTTGATCCGAGCCAGGATAGAAGAAGCATTATCTGCTGCCGGCTATAATGATCAACAAGCGATTACTGACATATCTTACAACATGACTGAAGGATTAGATAAATTAACACTTCTCTTTGAGTTCTATACAAATCCCGAAGCGTTTGATAAGAAGGAGATAGAGACACTAGTTTCAGATTTCCTAATTCATGTTCCTAATCGTCTATCAATTGCTAGAGATTTGATAGATCGATAG